Proteins found in one Nitrospirota bacterium genomic segment:
- a CDS encoding biotin--[acetyl-CoA-carboxylase] ligase gives MEKAVGNNLLKLLKEREGTFVSGEAMSKALGITRAGIWKRIKAMKQKGYVINSSPSKGYKLLRSPDILTADEITGVFQGKLLGKKVLFFESTTSTNDIAMEMGQKGSPEGTIVVADAQEKGKGRLGRTWISPPGVNLYFTLLLRPPFPPKDATLLTLMAAVSIVSAIRKYTGLKATIKWPNDILIGDKKVGGVLTEMKSDMDRISFVALGMGINVNLDLNTLP, from the coding sequence ATGGAAAAAGCTGTGGGCAATAACCTCCTGAAACTCTTAAAAGAAAGGGAAGGCACCTTTGTATCAGGCGAGGCCATGAGCAAGGCCCTCGGAATCACAAGGGCAGGCATCTGGAAGAGGATAAAGGCTATGAAACAAAAAGGCTATGTTATCAATTCTTCGCCGTCGAAGGGTTACAAGCTCCTGCGCAGCCCTGATATCCTGACCGCAGATGAAATCACAGGAGTTTTTCAGGGGAAACTCCTCGGCAAAAAAGTCTTATTCTTTGAATCAACCACATCAACCAATGACATAGCCATGGAGATGGGTCAGAAAGGAAGCCCGGAGGGAACCATCGTTGTTGCAGATGCACAGGAAAAAGGAAAGGGCAGACTCGGAAGAACCTGGATCTCTCCACCCGGCGTAAATCTTTATTTTACTTTACTCTTAAGGCCGCCATTTCCGCCAAAAGATGCGACACTCCTTACCCTCATGGCTGCAGTTTCAATTGTCTCGGCCATAAGGAAATACACAGGGCTCAAGGCCACAATAAAGTGGCCCAACGACATCCTTATAGGAGACAAAAAAGTTGGGGGTGTCCTTACAGAAATGAAATCAGACATGGACAGGATAAGCTTTGTCGCCCTCGGTATGGGTATAAATGTAAACCTTGACTTAAACACCCTGCCTTAG